One genomic window of Gossypium hirsutum isolate 1008001.06 chromosome D11, Gossypium_hirsutum_v2.1, whole genome shotgun sequence includes the following:
- the LOC121223706 gene encoding protein BPS1, chloroplastic → MSRPQEPHRPFFHFANPFRKNSHKGSQFNPKRHSLLNDFETALSKKLQKLVPNDKGDILSLSWMKLAMESLSEIHCDIKNLITELDLPVTEWDEKWMDVYLDISVKLLDISIAFTSELTRLNQGHLLLQYGLHKLESDSPELFSRASSSLDSWKQHIGSKNPRVETCRPILEKLVESLNLPKVKNSSKGKELMRAMYGAKVATTYICSVFAAAFSGSSKNLLDLTVPNTLPWAQVFSDVQNTVNVEIRNILSCGKFTVLRDLDAVDACVKELSTLLQDGVGTSERESFKNSVSDLRKTEEKLSQGLDNLLKVVDSFFKIVLMGRDALLCNLRKAGGAVPDSVIGKNV, encoded by the coding sequence ATGAGCCGTCCTCAGGAACCACATCGCCCTTTTTTCCATTTTGCAAATCCTTTCCGTAAGAATTCACATAAGGGTTCTCAGTTTAATCCAAAACGTCATTCTTTATTGAATGATTTTGAAACCGCCTTATCAAAGAAGCTGCAAAAACTTGTGCCAAATGACAAGGGTGACATCCTTAGCTTGTCATGGATGAAACTAGCAATGGAGTCACTTTCTGAGATTCATTGTGACATAAAAAACCTGATAACTGAACTTGACCTCCCTGTGACCGAGTGGGATGAAAAATGGATGGATGTTTACCTGGATATCAGTGTGAAGTTGCTTGATATTAGTATTGCTTTTACCTCCGAACTTACACGGCTTAACCAAGGCCATCTCTTACTTCAATATGGTCTGCATAAGTTGGAGTCTGATTCCCCAGAACTGTTCAGTCGGGCCTCTTCCTCACTTGATAGCTGGAAACAACACATTGGCTCCAAAAATCCCAGAGTTGAAACTTGTCGACCTATCTTGGAAAAGCTTGTTGAGTCACTAAACTTGCCTAAGGTCAAGAACTCTTCCAAAGGAAAGGAATTGATGCGTGCTATGTATGGAGCTAAGGTGGCAACTACTTATATATGTAGTGTCTTTGCTGCAGCCTTCTCTGGTTCTTCCAAGAATTTATTAGACTTAACTGTTCCTAACACGCTACCATGGGCACAAGTTTTTTCTGATGTCCAAAATACTGTGAATGTAGAGATTAGAAATATATTATCTTGCGGAAAATTTACAGTTCTAAGAGATCTGGATGCTGTTGATGCATGCGTCAAGGAATTGTCAACTTTGCTCCAAGATGGGGTGGGGACAAGTGAAAGGGAGTCATTCAAGAATTCTGTTTCAGATTTGAGAAAGACGGAAGAGAAATTATCCCAAGGGCTAGATAATCTTTTGAAGGTGGTAGATAGCTTTTTCAAAATAGTGTTGATGGGGCGTGATGCTTTGCTTTGTAATCTAAGGAAGGCTGGTGGTGCCGTCCCAGATTCAGTGATAGGGAAAAATGTATAA
- the LOC121223705 gene encoding probable polygalacturonase, giving the protein MELARMILMRIQVTGIATLLVLVALILGQKGAEARKGRILESFEYIAMSCRAHSASITDFGGIGDGKTSNTKAFQDAVNHLSQYANDGGAQLYVPAGQWLTGSFSLTSHFTLYLHKDAVLLASQDMSEWPVLKALPSYGRGRDAAGGRFASLIFGTNLTDVVVTGANGTIDGQGAFWWQNFHKGKLKYTRPYLIEFMYSDNIQISNLTLLNSPSWNVHPVYSSNILVQGITIIAPITSPNTDGINPDSCTNVRIEDSYIVSGDDCIAVKSGWDEYGISFGMPTKQLVIRKLTCISPYSAAIALGSEMSGGIEDVRAEDITAIHTESGVRIKTARGRGGFVKDIYVKGMTLHTMKWVFWMTGNYKAHADNHYDPNALPVIQGINYRDIMADNVSMAARLEGIEGDPFTQICISNVTIGMAAKAKKVPWTCTDVEGISSGVSPRPCDQLPDQGPEKITACDFPAEPLSIDRVVLKSCTYRMKYT; this is encoded by the exons ATGGAGTTGGCAAGGATGATTCTCATGAGAATTCAA GTGACTGGGATAGCCACACTCCTTGTGTTGGTGGCATTAATTTTGGGTCAAAAAGGAGCTGAGGCCAGGAAAGGAAGGATATTGGAGTCGTTTGAGTACATAGCTATGAGTTGCAGAGCGCACTCTGCATCAATAACTGATTTTGGAGGAATTGGTGATGGGAAAACATCAAATACTAAAGCATTTCAAGATGCAGTTAATCATCTGAGCCAGTATGCAAATGATGGCGGGGCTCAGTTATATGTTCCTGCTGGACAATGGCTGACTGGGAGCTTTAGCCTCACCAGCCATTTCACTCTCTATCTTCACAAAGATGCTGTTCTCCTTGCTTCTCAG GATATGAGCGAATGGCCTGTTTTGAAGGCTTTACCGTCGTATGGTCGAGGAAGGGATGCAGCTGGTGGAAGGTTTGCCAGCCTTATATTTGGAACTAATCTCACTGATGTCGTTGTTACCG GGGCCAATGGTACAATCGACGGTCAAGGTGCATTCTGGTGGCAAAATTTCCACAAGGGCAAATTGAAATACACCCGACCTTACCTAATCGAATTCATGTACTCGGACAATATCCAAATTTCCAACCTAACCCTTCTCAACTCTCCATCATGGAATGTTCATCCAGTTTATAGTAG TAACATTCTCGTACAAGGCATCACCATTATTGCTCCTATCACATCTCCAAACACAGATGGTATCAATCCAG ATTCTTGCACGAATGTTAGAATTGAGGACAGTTACATAGTTTCGGGAGATGACTGTATCGCAGTGAAGAGCGGTTGGGATGAATATGGGATCTCATTTGGGATGCCCACCAAACAATTAGTCATTAGGAAGCTGACATGCATTTCTCCTTACAGCGCAGCCATTGCGCTGGGGAGCGAGATGTCGGGCGGAATCGAGGACGTGAGGGCCGAAGACATCACGGCCATCCATACGGAATCCGGGGTCAGGATCAAGACTGCTAGAGGAAGAGGGGGATTCGTGAAAGACATATACGTCAAAGGAATGACTTTGCATACCATGAAATGGGTGTTTTGGATGACAGGGAACTATAAAGCACATGCTGATAATCACTATGATCCCAATGCATTGCCGGTGATTCAGGGGATTAATTACAGAGACATCATGGCGGATAATGTGTCGATGGCTGCCAGGTTGGAAGGGATTGAAGGTGATCCTTTCACTCAAATCTGCATATCCAATGTCACGATTGGAATGGCAGCTAAGGCTAAGAAGGTGCCATGGACTTGCACAGACGTCGAGGGGATCTCGAGTGGAGTAAGTCCTCGGCCATGTGACCAACTACCAGATCAAGGGCCGGAGAAAATCACGGCTTGTGACTTCCCTGCAGAGCCTTTGTCCATTGATAGAGTGGTGCTCAAAAGTTGTACCTATAGGATGAAATACACGTGA